In the Flagellimonas sp. HMM57 genome, one interval contains:
- a CDS encoding NAD-dependent epimerase, translated as MKVLVTGAAGFIGFFVAKSLIDKGHKVIGLDCINDYYDPNLKYARLKELGIDQLKAEKFNTISKSVIFGDSFKFIRLHLEDRSELPKLFESEKFDVVCNLAAQAGVRYSLENPEAYIDSNIVGFLNILECVRNYGVKHLVYASSSSVYGLNKKVPFETTDNVDNPISLYAATKKSNELMAHTYSHLYGFNSTGLRFFTVYGPWGRPDMAMFLFTDAILNNNPIKVFNEGNMERDFTYIDDITEGVVRIIENRVVNRPNYKVYNIGNNNSVKLLDFIAGIEDELGVKAKKQLLPMQPGDVEKTWANVDELVHDYDYRPNTPISKGVKAFIAWYRSYYSL; from the coding sequence ATGAAGGTATTAGTTACCGGTGCTGCAGGATTTATTGGTTTTTTCGTAGCAAAAAGTTTAATCGACAAAGGGCATAAGGTGATAGGCTTGGATTGTATAAACGATTACTATGACCCCAACCTTAAATATGCACGACTAAAAGAGTTAGGTATTGATCAGCTCAAAGCAGAAAAATTCAACACCATAAGTAAAAGTGTCATTTTTGGTGATTCGTTCAAGTTCATACGCTTGCACTTGGAAGATAGATCTGAGCTACCAAAGCTTTTTGAATCTGAAAAGTTTGATGTCGTGTGTAATTTGGCCGCCCAAGCAGGTGTGCGGTACAGTCTCGAAAATCCAGAGGCTTATATTGACAGTAATATAGTAGGCTTTTTAAATATTTTGGAATGTGTACGAAACTATGGTGTTAAGCACTTGGTATATGCAAGCAGCTCCAGCGTATATGGCCTTAACAAGAAGGTTCCATTTGAAACCACTGATAATGTCGATAACCCCATAAGTCTGTATGCTGCAACCAAAAAGAGTAATGAACTTATGGCCCATACGTACAGCCACCTCTATGGATTTAATTCTACCGGGTTACGCTTTTTTACAGTTTATGGACCTTGGGGACGACCAGACATGGCCATGTTTCTGTTTACTGATGCTATTTTAAACAATAACCCCATAAAAGTCTTTAATGAAGGAAATATGGAAAGGGACTTTACCTACATCGATGATATTACTGAGGGAGTGGTTAGAATAATAGAGAATCGTGTTGTGAATAGGCCTAACTATAAGGTGTACAATATTGGCAATAATAATTCCGTAAAGCTTTTGGATTTCATTGCCGGCATAGAAGACGAGCTTGGAGTAAAGGCAAAAAAACAACTATTGCCCATGCAACCTGGCGATGTAGAAAAAACCTGGGCCAATGTTGATGAATTGGTACATGATTATGACTACCGCCCAAACACTCCAATTTCAAAAGGGGTTAAAGCATTTATAGCGTGGTACCGTTCTTATTACTCTCTTTAA